One genomic segment of Chitinophaga parva includes these proteins:
- a CDS encoding alpha-L-rhamnosidase-related protein, which produces MKPSFCARGILLLLCLLFVTSTTQAQLPDSSWLYKRWDASWIAVPGAPPQDYGIYYFRRTMDLSSVPAHFPVYVSGDNRYKLFVNGHLVSLGPARADVTHWRFEVVDLAPYLKTGQNAVAAQVWNEGPQRPEANMTLRTAFILQGASPGAQVLNTGKNWRCIQDSSYAPIRIVLPAYYVAGPGEQVNMEQHLRGWDQPGFDDRHWPEATSLDKGFPKYKLGFGETANWRLLPSPLPQMELRQERLKTVCRAEGVTVPDQFLSGHAPVTIPAHTKATILLDQSYLTNAYPTVTFSGGKGGSITLCYGESLFSSGTVKGNRNEIAGKFMRGRKDSILADGSAHQSFTSLSWRTFRYLQLSINTGNDPLVLEDLYGTFTGYPFARRAKLETSDTLLQKILDIGWRTARLCAVETYMDCPYFEQLQYAGDTRIQALVSLYNSGDDRLVRNAIDLLDLSRTPEGVTQSRYPSNTPQYIPPFSLWYIGMLHDYLYYGKDVALVKEKLPGVRQVLHYFNSFQDNGRGSVRNLPGWNFTDWVPGWDAGIAPAGRDGRSAVLDLQLLWAYQLAADMEKQVGMPAFAGEYQSRAVSLADTIFKAYKDSVRNLLADNTAHDHFSEHANALALLTGVVTDNPRHHYFTEHFLADTALTRASVYFKYYYYEALIKEGRGDDYLQWLGKWKENIDMGLTTWAEMSDVASSRSDCHAWGASPNIEIFRTVLGIKSMAPGFAKVQVEPHLGSIREIGGEMPHPAGMIKVHYHYENTLVAEIDLPQGVPGALYWHNKVYPLHPGKNVVRTK; this is translated from the coding sequence ATGAAGCCATCTTTTTGTGCCCGCGGCATCCTGCTCTTGCTATGCCTGCTCTTTGTGACCAGTACCACCCAAGCGCAGCTCCCGGATTCATCCTGGCTGTACAAACGCTGGGATGCCAGCTGGATAGCCGTACCTGGCGCACCGCCCCAGGATTACGGGATCTATTATTTCCGCAGAACAATGGACCTCAGCAGCGTGCCGGCACATTTTCCCGTGTACGTCTCCGGAGATAACCGCTACAAGCTGTTTGTGAACGGGCACCTGGTGTCACTGGGGCCGGCCCGGGCAGATGTAACGCACTGGCGTTTTGAAGTGGTGGACCTGGCCCCTTACCTGAAGACCGGCCAGAACGCCGTAGCAGCGCAGGTTTGGAACGAAGGCCCCCAGCGCCCGGAAGCAAACATGACCCTGCGCACGGCCTTCATCCTGCAAGGGGCCAGCCCCGGAGCACAGGTGCTCAACACGGGTAAGAACTGGCGCTGCATACAGGATAGCAGCTATGCGCCTATCCGCATTGTGCTGCCGGCCTATTACGTGGCAGGCCCCGGTGAGCAGGTAAATATGGAGCAACACCTGCGCGGCTGGGACCAGCCCGGCTTTGACGACCGCCATTGGCCGGAGGCCACCTCCCTGGATAAAGGGTTCCCAAAATATAAACTCGGATTTGGAGAAACGGCTAACTGGCGCCTGCTGCCTTCTCCCTTGCCCCAGATGGAGCTGCGCCAGGAGCGCCTGAAAACCGTGTGCAGGGCAGAAGGCGTGACTGTACCGGACCAATTCCTGTCCGGCCACGCACCGGTAACCATCCCCGCGCATACAAAAGCTACTATTTTACTGGACCAGTCTTACCTCACCAATGCCTATCCCACGGTCACTTTCAGCGGGGGCAAGGGAGGAAGCATTACGCTGTGTTACGGCGAGTCACTGTTCAGCAGTGGCACGGTGAAAGGCAATCGCAACGAGATAGCCGGTAAGTTTATGCGGGGCCGCAAAGACAGTATCCTGGCCGATGGCAGCGCCCATCAATCGTTTACTTCCCTGTCCTGGAGGACCTTCCGGTATTTGCAACTCAGTATCAATACCGGCAATGATCCCCTGGTGCTGGAAGATCTTTACGGTACCTTCACCGGCTATCCCTTTGCACGCAGGGCAAAGCTGGAAACCAGTGATACCCTGCTGCAAAAGATCCTGGACATAGGCTGGCGCACGGCCCGCCTCTGCGCCGTGGAAACGTACATGGACTGCCCATATTTTGAACAGCTGCAATACGCCGGCGATACGCGCATACAGGCCCTGGTAAGTTTGTACAACAGTGGAGACGACCGGCTGGTGCGCAACGCCATTGACCTGCTGGACCTTTCCCGTACCCCGGAAGGCGTTACCCAGAGCCGCTATCCGTCTAACACCCCTCAATATATTCCACCTTTTTCCTTGTGGTACATTGGCATGCTGCACGACTATCTTTATTATGGCAAAGATGTGGCCCTGGTAAAAGAAAAACTGCCCGGTGTGCGGCAGGTCCTGCACTACTTTAACAGCTTCCAGGACAATGGCCGGGGGAGTGTGCGCAACCTGCCGGGATGGAACTTTACGGACTGGGTGCCCGGCTGGGATGCAGGCATAGCGCCGGCAGGCAGGGATGGCCGCTCCGCAGTGCTGGACCTGCAATTGCTGTGGGCCTATCAACTGGCAGCAGACATGGAAAAGCAGGTGGGCATGCCGGCCTTTGCAGGGGAGTACCAATCACGCGCCGTAAGCCTGGCAGATACTATCTTTAAGGCATACAAGGACTCGGTGCGCAACCTGCTGGCCGATAACACCGCCCACGATCATTTTTCCGAGCATGCCAATGCCCTGGCACTGCTCACCGGTGTGGTGACGGACAATCCCCGCCATCACTATTTTACGGAGCACTTCCTGGCAGATACGGCGCTCACCAGGGCTTCCGTTTATTTCAAATATTATTATTATGAGGCCCTCATAAAAGAAGGCCGCGGAGACGATTACCTGCAGTGGCTGGGCAAGTGGAAAGAGAACATAGACATGGGGCTCACTACATGGGCGGAAATGTCGGACGTGGCATCGTCCCGGTCTGATTGCCACGCCTGGGGCGCCAGCCCGAATATTGAGATCTTCCGCACGGTGCTGGGCATAAAGAGCATGGCGCCCGGATTTGCCAAAGTGCAGGTGGAGCCGCACCTGGGCAGCATCCGCGAAATCGGAGGGGAGATGCCCCACCCGGCAGGGATGATCAAAGTGCATTATCATTATGAGAACACGCTGGTGGCGGAGATAGATTTACCGCAAGGGGTGCCGGGAGCATTGTACTGGCACAACAAGGTGTACCCGCTGCACCCGGGAAAGAATGTGGTGAGAACGAAATAA
- a CDS encoding HAD family hydrolase — MESTTKITTFFLDVGGVLGTNGWDRNARKEAAEKYGLDLADMNDRHHLTFDTYEVGKITLDEYLDRLVFFEPRSFSREAFKEFMLSKSVAFPDMINLICQLKKKYKLKVAVVNNEGRELNEYRIQKFGLSEFVDFYVSSAFAHFRKPDADIYKLALDIAQVPAENILYLDDRALFIQVAAGLGIKGIVHRNFEETKAKMAADYGLFLD; from the coding sequence ATGGAAAGTACGACTAAGATCACGACCTTCTTCCTGGATGTTGGAGGCGTGCTGGGAACAAACGGATGGGACAGGAACGCCCGTAAAGAAGCCGCAGAGAAATATGGCCTCGACCTGGCTGATATGAACGACCGCCACCACCTTACTTTTGATACCTACGAAGTAGGCAAGATCACCCTTGATGAATACCTGGACCGCCTGGTGTTCTTTGAGCCCCGCAGCTTCAGCCGCGAAGCATTCAAGGAATTTATGCTGTCAAAATCCGTGGCCTTCCCGGATATGATAAACCTGATCTGCCAGCTGAAAAAGAAATACAAGCTCAAAGTGGCCGTGGTGAACAACGAAGGCCGGGAGCTGAATGAATACCGCATCCAGAAATTCGGGCTCAGCGAGTTTGTAGACTTCTACGTATCTTCCGCCTTTGCACACTTCCGCAAGCCGGACGCTGATATTTACAAACTGGCCCTGGACATTGCCCAGGTGCCCGCGGAAAACATCCTTTACCTGGACGACCGTGCCCTCTTTATCCAGGTGGCGGCCGGCCTTGGCATCAAAGGCATTGTGCACCGCAATTTTGAAGAGACGAAGGCAAAAATGGCAGCCGACTACGGCCTGTTCCTCGACTAG
- a CDS encoding sensor histidine kinase, with the protein MKSIKKLEFGIATGLFLFCLLTSLSNSAFTNVFRAQHSLGYKFELYHQVFDYYIHYLIPVVVHILVTYTAFLCMHFVIVPYFLERNRWILGGLCMIPLVLYVFFLLMVADSYFYGYMFGVYKTVQGAHMYFAKRAFNITFLYLVLYAVYYCARWLCITYVMPLLHRNQLNRQITREAFPIFIFWAIVLVFCANEFARNPAALLVAVFGPYLAGSYFLWMYRVMPDYHSPKDRGTFALTTLLYSVPALVLSILFLGNMFGLSGHILGPLSVLAVVLQLGALLPLTWRLYQNRKRQAATVGNLEVALGKSNANLDFLRSQINPHFLFNALNTLYGTALVENAPHTSEGIQRLGDMMRFMLHENSQDKIALTKEVAYLQNYISLQRLRTQSSPDIQIDVNMNELHCNMEIAPMLLIPFVENAFKHGISLRSRSRISVSLYCDNGKIFFDVYNSVHERPENDPEREGFGIGLTNVKDRLALLYPGHHELSIRKTATEFFVHLTIDVNAEKTVN; encoded by the coding sequence ATGAAATCCATCAAGAAACTTGAATTCGGCATTGCCACGGGGCTGTTCTTGTTTTGCCTGCTTACAAGTTTGTCCAATTCTGCATTTACCAACGTATTCCGTGCCCAGCATTCCCTGGGTTATAAATTTGAATTGTACCACCAGGTGTTCGATTATTACATCCACTACCTCATCCCGGTGGTGGTGCATATCCTGGTTACTTATACGGCATTCCTTTGCATGCACTTTGTGATCGTGCCCTACTTCCTGGAGCGCAATCGCTGGATACTGGGCGGGCTTTGCATGATCCCGCTGGTGCTGTACGTATTTTTCCTGCTCATGGTGGCCGATTCTTATTTCTACGGCTACATGTTTGGTGTGTACAAGACCGTGCAGGGCGCCCACATGTATTTTGCAAAACGGGCGTTCAATATCACCTTCCTCTACCTGGTGCTGTATGCCGTGTATTATTGCGCGCGCTGGCTGTGCATCACCTATGTGATGCCACTGCTGCACCGCAACCAGCTTAACCGGCAGATCACCCGGGAAGCCTTTCCTATCTTCATTTTCTGGGCTATTGTGCTGGTATTTTGTGCCAATGAATTTGCCCGCAACCCCGCGGCTTTGCTGGTGGCAGTGTTTGGGCCCTACCTGGCAGGCAGTTATTTCCTGTGGATGTACCGTGTGATGCCGGACTATCATAGCCCCAAAGACCGGGGCACCTTTGCGCTCACCACCTTGTTGTATTCCGTGCCCGCGCTGGTGCTCTCCATCCTGTTCCTTGGCAATATGTTTGGCCTGTCAGGCCACATCCTGGGGCCGCTGTCTGTGCTGGCGGTGGTGCTGCAACTGGGCGCTTTATTGCCCCTTACCTGGCGCCTGTACCAGAACCGGAAACGCCAGGCCGCTACGGTGGGTAACCTGGAAGTGGCGTTGGGAAAATCCAATGCCAACCTGGATTTCCTGCGCTCCCAGATCAATCCGCACTTCCTGTTCAACGCACTGAACACCCTCTACGGCACTGCCCTGGTAGAAAATGCGCCCCACACCAGTGAAGGCATACAGCGCCTGGGAGATATGATGCGCTTTATGCTGCATGAAAACTCCCAGGATAAAATAGCCCTTACCAAAGAGGTAGCTTATCTCCAGAACTATATTTCCCTGCAGCGCCTGCGTACCCAGTCATCGCCGGATATACAGATAGATGTGAACATGAATGAGCTGCACTGCAATATGGAAATAGCGCCCATGCTGCTCATCCCGTTTGTGGAAAATGCTTTCAAACATGGTATCAGCCTGCGTTCCAGGAGCCGCATTTCCGTGAGCCTGTACTGCGATAATGGAAAGATCTTTTTTGACGTGTACAACAGCGTGCATGAGCGCCCGGAAAACGACCCGGAAAGGGAAGGCTTTGGTATTGGGCTTACCAATGTGAAAGACCGCCTGGCTTTATTGTATCCCGGCCATCATGAACTGAGCATCCGCAAAACGGCCACGGAATTCTTCGTGCACCTTACCATCGACGTTAATGCTGAAAAAACTGTAAATTAG
- a CDS encoding LytR/AlgR family response regulator transcription factor — protein MQLSAIAIDDEPVALSVIRAHAAKVPYLDVRGYYTNAFEAVEHLQREKIDVIFLDIKMPDISGMDFLISLADPPMVVFTTAYSEHAVQSFELDAVDYLLKPFSFARFLKACNKVENLAQLKQRGPAVNTEATYIFVKSGYEQYKILLDDILYLESAGNYVTFVLKDKKLLSRVTMQEALALLPASQFTRIHRSFIVANNKVDKIDRNAVYVGQEMIGIGSAYADAISRIL, from the coding sequence ATGCAACTCTCTGCCATCGCCATTGACGACGAGCCGGTAGCACTCTCGGTGATCCGCGCCCATGCAGCCAAAGTACCTTACCTGGATGTGCGGGGCTATTACACCAATGCATTTGAGGCCGTGGAGCACCTGCAGCGCGAAAAAATAGACGTGATCTTCCTGGACATAAAAATGCCCGATATTTCCGGGATGGACTTTCTCATTAGCCTGGCAGACCCGCCCATGGTGGTATTTACAACGGCTTACTCCGAGCATGCCGTGCAAAGCTTTGAACTGGATGCGGTGGATTACCTGCTGAAACCTTTCTCCTTTGCCCGCTTTCTCAAAGCATGCAACAAAGTAGAGAACCTGGCCCAGCTAAAGCAACGTGGCCCTGCGGTGAATACAGAAGCCACTTATATCTTCGTAAAAAGTGGTTACGAGCAATACAAGATCCTCCTGGACGATATCCTGTACCTGGAAAGCGCCGGCAACTACGTGACCTTTGTTTTAAAAGATAAAAAACTGCTCTCCCGCGTTACCATGCAGGAAGCCCTGGCCCTGTTACCTGCATCGCAGTTCACGCGCATACACCGCTCGTTCATCGTGGCCAATAACAAGGTGGATAAAATAGACCGCAACGCGGTGTACGTTGGGCAGGAGATGATTGGTATAGGGAGTGCGTATGCGGATGCTATTTCCAGGATTTTATAA
- a CDS encoding flavin monoamine oxidase family protein, with amino-acid sequence MHTDVLIIGAGAAGLAAAYELVKAGKKVTVLEARNRIGGRIHTIPTEEGHMELGAEFIHGDLPFTLGFLKEAGIKYAQSGGKLFTVKNGQLSAGGDFIIDWDLLEEKMNALETDISLETFLNTYFPGDEYSQLRYSVRRYAGGYDTADPAVASTFALRDEWLKENEHQYRISTGYGSLLDYLADRVKAAGSEIVLHAPVKELSWKAGRVQAICDSGPDFSAPRAIVTLPLTLLQQADEPGQFHFSPSLPEKTAAARQMGMGAIIKLLFQFKDAFWQNTQYRSLGFIMSNEAVPTWWTQYPEDSPILTGWLGGLPAEAYREANGEQLLQIGMQSLSNIFSIPVEELYENLEDAQVMNWTAMHYTRGSYAYATIHTHDVLPVLTAPVENTLYFAGEALYEGPAMGTVEAAFTSGVTAAQQLLAHAGTAAANQP; translated from the coding sequence ATGCACACGGATGTATTGATCATAGGGGCTGGTGCTGCGGGACTGGCTGCGGCTTATGAACTGGTTAAAGCAGGTAAAAAAGTAACAGTCCTCGAAGCGCGCAACCGCATTGGCGGCCGCATTCACACCATTCCTACCGAAGAGGGGCATATGGAGCTCGGCGCCGAATTTATACACGGCGATCTTCCCTTCACCCTTGGTTTCCTCAAAGAAGCAGGCATTAAATACGCCCAATCCGGCGGCAAATTATTCACTGTTAAAAACGGGCAACTCAGCGCCGGGGGCGACTTTATCATAGACTGGGATCTTCTGGAAGAAAAAATGAACGCCCTGGAAACGGACATTTCCCTGGAAACCTTCCTCAACACCTATTTCCCGGGCGATGAATACAGCCAGTTGCGCTATTCCGTACGCCGCTATGCCGGGGGCTACGATACCGCCGACCCTGCTGTGGCCAGCACTTTTGCCCTGCGCGATGAATGGCTAAAGGAAAATGAGCACCAATACCGCATCAGCACGGGCTATGGCTCCCTGTTGGATTACCTGGCAGACCGCGTTAAGGCCGCGGGCAGTGAGATCGTTCTCCATGCGCCGGTAAAAGAATTATCGTGGAAGGCGGGCCGTGTGCAGGCCATCTGCGACAGCGGGCCCGATTTCAGTGCCCCCCGCGCCATCGTTACCCTGCCCCTCACGTTGCTGCAACAGGCGGATGAACCGGGGCAGTTTCACTTTTCCCCGTCCCTGCCGGAGAAAACTGCTGCCGCCAGGCAAATGGGTATGGGCGCCATCATTAAATTACTATTCCAGTTCAAGGACGCTTTCTGGCAAAACACCCAGTACCGCTCCCTGGGCTTTATCATGTCTAACGAAGCCGTGCCCACCTGGTGGACACAATACCCGGAAGACAGCCCCATCCTCACCGGCTGGCTGGGTGGCCTGCCCGCGGAGGCTTACCGTGAGGCCAACGGGGAGCAATTGCTGCAGATAGGCATGCAATCCTTGTCCAATATCTTCTCTATCCCCGTGGAGGAACTGTACGAAAACCTGGAAGATGCCCAGGTGATGAACTGGACGGCCATGCACTATACCCGGGGCTCTTATGCATACGCCACCATCCACACGCATGATGTCCTGCCGGTGCTCACCGCGCCCGTGGAAAACACGCTTTATTTTGCCGGGGAGGCCCTTTATGAAGGCCCTGCCATGGGCACTGTGGAAGCCGCTTTCACCAGCGGGGTCACCGCTGCACAACAGTTGCTGGCGCACGCCGGCACGGCTGCCGCAAACCAGCCATAG